aggatatatAATTTCACCTAATACTAATTGATAAATGTAGGAATTAGCAATAAATATTAACAATGAAATAAAGCAAACCAGTCTTGAAACGTGATTCAGCCCTCGAGCTTAAGTGCCCTTGAACTGATCGGTGCCCAAAATAGTTAAGAAGCAAAACTAATGAACAAGAATATAAGCTGAAAagtattgtattgctttgatatgcgtgaaTGTAGGATGATTACAAAATGATTAAgcccctctttatatagtagaggaatcctatttacggtataattctaattacggaagtaaatctcatgattaataaataaccgcccttgatttgatctgtttcGAGATTTACGCCACGATCTTCGGCCAGTCACGGATATCTCACCTTTCTATTATTGTGCTTCACTCGACATCTGTCTTCTTTGGTCTTGATCGCTACAAGCCTCGATCTTCGATAAGTGCCTCTGTCCTTGAACTCGTTCCCTTATCCTCGTACCTcggtgtcacaacccaaaaaaATCAACCCAGCCATGATGGAGTCTATCGTGGTACTAAGCAAGCCGACACATTaccaaaacaaatgaaattttcattTTCAAGATAATTCCCAAAGCTATTTAATATAAAACCTTCATAAGGAGTGTAAATCCAATCAAAAGTGTGGAAAGAAAGTgtgacatcagggtgtcactagtcatgagaatctaacCGTCTGATAATATCGAGACTAATATAGTCTGGAAAATAACTGAAAAACAACTAAGGGAAGATGAAGATGGAGGAAGTAGggcaggcagctaccttgctaactctgatggatctgcaactaaataattaacacccGCTACCGGATCCAGAAATATctagatctacacacaaggtgcagggagtaacgtgagtacgctaactcagtaagtaaccaaagtaaataaaggctCAGAAGCAATGACGAGCAATAAAGCATAtaagttcatatcacaaaatctAAGTAAAACTACAACAGGCTTTTAAAAGCATGTTTGAATCAAATCATTTCGTTTAAACTCAGTTGCtgaaaaatcatttgaagatgttTTTCAGCAGTTCCTAAACAAACGCTCAGTGCAACAATGAGTAAAAATGAGGaaaacataaacagcccctcaggcaaaacatcactcataaGCAGCCCCTCATGCAAAACATCGCTCATATACAGTCCATCGGGCAACATAAAttataaacagcccctcgggcaaacatcacttgtatacagcccctcgggcaaaacaacaCTCACaatcagggtacccgcgctcacttggggtgtgcagactccggaggggctccttcaacccaagcgctataacaagccacctcgtggcataaatcaatcagggcATTGGCCTCAatcaatcatgaatcagtacaatatGCTGcgatgtgcagcccgatcccataaatatcctcacaaatcaggccTCGTCCccactcagtcataaacctctcaagccactcgagctatcagtaaaaatagggtactcagcccaaaacaatatttttatatgcatcaaaacagagtaataaagactgagttatgaaatcaataagtataacacgactgagtatagattttcaaCCAAAAATAGTGAAAGGATAATAAgaaaaaggcccctaagggtccaaacagctctggcactaggcccaaatatggcattcaacccaatttacagaaattctttctaaaatacATAAGTATTATACAAttcaaccaaatacgcaacttatagttgctatgggacagatcaagtcacaatccccaatggtgcacgtcCAAACAATCGTCacctagcgtgtgcgtcacctcaaaataatAAAACGATacgaaatccggggtttcataccctcaggactagatttacaatcattacttacctcaaaccggtcaaatctctattCTACGATGCTCTTGCCCCTTTACTCGGCCTCCAATCGCTCCGAATCTATTCACAACTAGAACAATACCATCAAAATGTGCTATTGGaatgaattccacaagaaaaactagCAAATTAGGTACAAATCCCAAAATCTTCTCAAACCcgccccccgggcccacatctcggaatccaacaaaatttACAAACTAGAAACCGCTTTCACCTACGAGTCCATACATATAAGATTTATCAAAATTCGACTGCATTTTACCCCTTAAATCCtcaatcaaactctccaaaatcccaagccctaacccctcatttTCAACCTTAATCACCACTAATGCATGATTAAATAACGGAAAATTACCATAAACACGAGTATTAGGGCtcaaattacttacctcaatgaaattccccttgaatccctcttcaaattgcAACCAGAAGTTCCAAAAtcggataaaaatggtgaagaatgaccCAAAATTCGCAAAGGGtccaatttatactttctgcccaggttTCTCGCACGTGCGGCTTTTTTCTCGCGCTTGCGGGACCGCACCTACGATCAAGGCGCCGCACCTACGAACTTTACTTAAATCACCAGCTTTCGCACCTGCGCCCCAGGCCTCGCACATGCGGGCTCGCAGGTGCGGCCAAATCCTGCGCACCTATACCAAATTCCGCATATGCGGTTCACTTCCCACGTCTGCTATCATCGCACTTACGGTTCCCACTCCATAGGTGCAGAACATCAGAAACAGCAACTTCAGTTGCCCTATTCCACTTCCAACTCTCCATAAAcaatccgaattcatcccgaggctcTCACGACCTCAACcaaaataccaacaagtctcatatcaacatacgaacttagtcgaaccttcggaacactcaaaacgacatcaaaatatgaaattacccacagattcaagcctaagaacttctaaacttttaAATTCCGTAAACGATGCCGAAACTCACCAAACTTCgttcgaatgacctcaaattttgcacatacatcacaAATAATactacaaacctactccaacttctgaaattccattctgatcccGATATTAAATTTTCACTATTGACCAAAATcgacaattcaagcctaattctaccacggacctccaaatcacattctagacgctctcccaagtccaaaaatcacccaacggagctaatggaaccattaGAAATCTAATTCGAGGTCAAATATTAAAAAGACAAAACTTGATCGAACCTTTAAAATTTAAAGCTTCCAGCTGAGACCATTCTCCCAAGTCAAATTTCGGATaatctgaaaaccaaaaccgacgattcacataagtcataacacatCATACGGGGTTACTCATGCCCTTAAACAATTGAGCaaagtgcaattgctcaaaactaccgatcgggtcgttatatcctcccccacttaaacatgtgttcatcctcgaacatgcccagagttgttccaaaagccatcaaattgTTGTATAATctcactatgcacatacccgggggtgatcccacgtcaccctatcctatataggtctgataacacaacatgactgaaatttcttaatccaacctagcccgTAAGCCTTAGAATCCAATCTCCACATCTGAAATTTTCTATAAGACCAGAATTCTCGCAtccacacactgtataagtctgaacaagttgtCTCCAGTCATAGTCATAACCCaagatgaaatcacatgatataccacataattcAATCACTCACAGCGATAGCTTCTCATCACAACAGTTGCTCTAAACAACCCTctaccggtaataaacctcttatccaataaagtCTCATTCTAGCATTTCCATATACTGCAAATGATGAAAGAAACGcacagaaactcataaccatatGTCAGATCAATAAGTTATAGAGCTCCCTCTTCTCCGACAGGAACTGTAGTAGATTTCTAAGCCGACTtccaatattatccttccaaccatgTTGTAAACCAATTCTGATAGTATTCAGTCTAAGCCCAATGACCTCATTTCATCCAACATTACCCCTCTTATGACATGACACATCGATACAATCCAAAGCATAACATGTGCAATACATGCTCCCAATAGCAACATcccaaatgtactcaatcatgaaaatgactcaaatgagaaaACTGCCCCGCCAGCTTAACAAGTACCATCACGACCATGCTAAGAGCCTAGCATACATCATAGAACCAAAACTCATGAATCCGACAccaaggatcatacctccacataactccGCTATAATGCGTGGCCCCATCCAAACGTTGGTTTGTATTACATACCTCGAGCTACCCTGCTCCCAATCCATAACCATTCAAAATTCGACACGaacccaaagtgcattaccacAACCATAGAGAGCAAATAACACAATGCCACCATCTGAAAAGAACATAGCCAACGCGCAATCAGTCACGCAATACCCGAATACTCATCTTGCTCAAATTCCCGCTATAAGcccaaatagaaccgcaccatatgtgcatatagcCAACAAATCATAACTTCTCGTGACATAGAAAGGTAACAATCATATCAtttcagaacacgaataagctcaacaatcACTAAATGGCActtccctcaacaatagcagttcGGAGTCAACCAATCcgactcgatgcagaacacacatccatattgggctTACCAATGAACCCAAAATTAGCTCTGGTCCCCCACGATAGGTACATAACCCTCTGAAAGTCTATAATGACTGAATCACAATGCATACTAACCATTGACTAACCTTGGCTACATTTGtacagtccacaaccacgaaacaatctaCTCACGAGAACTCTCAGTCTCCAAATCAATAGAACATACGAATCACCATCTCTTATCTCAACTCCACCACCTAGATGTCCACAGTCCTCCAATTACATGGtcatcccacgaggaatacttctatgATCCTTCCGGACAACAAGGCAAAAATTTGAACTCCAGTAGTCGATaaaacaagagagtgccgcaatacaaATGAAGTacccataactcaaacacatcgcccatTTCCgaatgtatactctcatcaaacCATACCAATTAGTAATaccatttacctagtcatctaaaactgtccatgctgcctaagaatttatgaccttcctttcaaaactgaaccgtgacctaaaaattggataacaattaaacttataatgtggttttaaggatacgtaattTCACCTAATACTAATTGATAATGtagaaattagaaataaagattAACAATGAGATAAAGCAAATCAGTCTTGAAATGTGATTCAGCCCTCGAGCTTAAGTGCCCTCAAACTGATCGGTGCCACAAAATAGTTAAGAAGTAAaactgatgaacaagaatataaGCTGAAAAGTATCATATTGGTTTGATATGTGTGAATGTAAGATGATTACAAGATGATTaagaccctctttatatagtagaggaatcctatttaccgtacaattctaattacagaagtaaatctcatgattaataaataaccgcccttgatttgatctatTTCGAGATTTACGCCACGATCTTCGGCCAGTCACGGATATCTCGTCTTTCTGTTATTGTGCTTTGCTCGACGTCTGTCTTCTTTTGTCTTGATCGCTATTGGCCTCGATCTTCGATAAGTGCCTCGGTTCTCGAACTCGGTCCCTTATCCTCATACCTCGGTTTGGTCTGTTGTGAGGCCGACCTTCGACGCAATTCCCTAGCctcgatcaaatagtaaaatcgGGTAGGCCCGATTTTAACCATATACAAAGGTGAAACCATGTTTACTCCGGAAAATAAATGTTTTAAATTCCTTGAATCTTAATTAAATTTAAGTAGTTGTGTGATGCCTTATATAAATATGCAGTACTATGAGGCTTTAGGAATACattttaaaaagggaaaactcGTCGAAGAAAGTTATAGTATTGTAGTTGTATTGCATTTTATTGTTAAATTTGAATCTGATTATCTAtaatatattaaaagcacgaaggttctcaacgaaatgtcgttcgccttttttactctttaaaagttaattttatattgaacaaaatagtcatttaaattactttcctaatatttaggagttaaaaataaattatattttgtgtatctaattcttccttatttgaactaggtatgaaatcctaatatttaggacttcaaCTTCAATTATACTTTTACcttatataaattaaaaagaaagaaaaaactaaaTATACTTCTACCACATTTTTTCTCCCCTCTCCTTTCATTAACAAGAGATACTCTACGTACTATAGTTTTAATTTTACATTACCAATGTTTATGTAGAATGGAAAAATACAACTTAAAACTTGGGGCTTTTTATCTCATCCAAACTTGATCTTTATGAATAAATAAAAAATCTGCAATCCCTTTAAATATGGGTAAGTTACCATAAGAAATACTTTATTGAAtattcatttaattaattttctaatatttaggagtttCAAAGTGATTAAAATTTTACGTATTAAATTTTTCTTACTTGAACTATGTAGAAAGTCCTACGATTTAGAACTTTGAAAACATTAAGAATTTACTTTGTACAAATTTAGATTTAGGAGTTtaaaactatattattatatatatttttatttaaactaTGTAAAAAATCTAAAAACTTTAAAATTATTAAGAGTTTACTTATGTAAATCTTGTACTTAAAAATATCCGGTCATTTGTTATGAAGGAAAATATGGACACTATAATATTCTATTGGTACTTATGTCTCTTGTGCAAACGTATAGTTAATATTTGAATAACATTGTGAGCACTTCTATGAggcaagattttttttttctttttgctgaGTAGTTTAATAACATAAAAAATCATCATTTTCAGGACTTAAaatgttttcttatttttctagCTCAAATATATTCTTTTATAATTTTTATGCTTTTAAAAAGTCTATATTCACTGATCAAGATACACGCACAAAGCGCGTACCACAAGACTAGTTTTTAAAATGTAGCATTAatgttatatttatttatttctttctttaaatGTCGACTCCGCTTGTAAAAATTTTTTTTGTGCGTCCCTATAACGTCAGTGCTTGGATAAAGTTCAAGACACGACAATTCTTTTTGCAAGGGCGTTATGCTATTGCTACGTAGAGTTGACAAAGTTTGACAAATAGTCGGTGCAAATTGTGCTACAAaattccctttgtacaaatccgaTATATATTTCTAGACCTTCTACAACTTTCCCACCGCCAACTACGCCTCCTAATAAACACCTTCTTCCACTTACTCCCCCACCGTTCTCCGAAAAAGATTTCTTCCGAAAAAGATCAAAAGTCCAATCAGTTCAATTCTCTAATGGCTTCATCAAATATTCCATCTCTTGAAGAACTCAGTGCAATAGGTGCTAGAGCTTTACTTTTCCAATTCATTCTCAATCCATCAGAAAATCAACGTGAAGTTACGGTATTAGTCAATTCAAGAATTGGATCAGTAACATTTATTGAAGGTTCTTTTAATCTAGACAATTTTCTGTCAAAAGATGATCCATTACCTGCATCAAAAGAATCTATAGATTCTATGCCAGCAGTGAAAATTGTAGAAGAAGGAGTTGAGTGTGCTATTTGTTTGTTAGAATTTGAAGTTGGTGGAGAAGCTAAGGAGATGCCATGTAAACATAAGTATCATGTGGATTGTGTTGAGAAGTGGTTAAAGATTAATGGGTCGTGTCCAATTTGTAGGTATAAAATGCCTGTGGATGAAGAGATTAAGGTTAAAGATGGCGGAGATGACAGTAGTAGGGAGAGAAGGGATGCACCTATAGTGTTTCATGTATTTTTTGGACGTGATCGTAATGTGTATTCAAATTCTAATTCGAGCTTGAATGGTCAAAGGGAGTCCGAGGATATGTCAACCGATCATACaaatgtgtattcagattcagactcTGATTCGAATTCGAGAGCCCAAAATATGGACATATCAAACTCAGATGGACAAAGGGAGTCCGAGGAGATATCGACTGATACTAATGTGTATTCAGATTTAAACTCTAATTCGAACACAAGAGTCCAAAATATGGACATGTCAACAGCTGCTAGAGATGGTGATGAATCATCAGGTCAAGATATGGACATGATCAGGGATTAGTAATTGTGTTTTAGGACTCACTTTTcgttctcttttttgttttccttttaggaTTAGATTGGAACAGTTTGATTACTTTTGTACAGTtgactttgttttttttttaaagttgaaTCGTTGTTTTGGGTCAGCTGCAACGCAGCTGCTGTTTCTTAATTCTTTTGGAATACTTCGCTAGGTGTTAGTCGTCTGAATCCGCAGCACATGCATTTAattattctttatttatttcttttctcATAAACTATGTTACTCTAGGAGACCACAATACGTGCATTTTTAGATGTGACGTTTTGATTTTCAGCATTATACTTGTATTAGAAGTTCATCATATAACTTGCATTCTTTTATAGGAATATAAATTAACTCATGGTTAGCGAGACTACATAATCAAGTCTCTTTCGGCTTATGAGGCTacgaattttatttttttggttacaGCTGGTTTGGACTAGCTCCTCTTATGGAAGAAAGAACCGAGAAGAAGGTATCAACAACAACTGATTATATTACGGGACATCTCATAATATTTATATCAATTTAGTACGCGCTTCTATATGTAGCATTAGGTAGATCATTCAAAATCAAAAGTCATTGCGCCTTTAGCCGACTAGGAAGTCTCCATAGAAATTTCTTGTTTAGAGAAATCTGTAATCAATGAAAAGAACGGATAATATAATTAATTACTGAGGGCGAGCAGTCTCACATTCTCGAGGAAAAGTAGATGGTAAAAGCTACTAGGATTTTGCGATGTGTTTATATGTGTAAATATAGAATTCAACTTAATTTATTGATCACATATAATCAATTAAGATATTGTATGAAAATatgctttttttttcaattctccTTTGAGAAAAAGGAGGATTTTTCATATATTGGGTGGgttcaaagaaaaagaagatatatttttttgttttccttactTACTTTCCTTTTCCTTATATCAATAACTCAATCACAatgcaattattattattattatctaatGTATTCAATCGTAttattactttaaatacaatgttattttgagtgttagttaaattttattatatcgtATTAAATCTATTATTATATAACAACAAAAAGTATGTGATGATTATTTTTTGGTCGTGTcggtattttatttttttctcatcTGACCTTTTCttgttataaaataattttattttgtttgttacTCTACGTACCTTTTTATACAATAATTTTATTCTGTAATATTTTGTCTTTTTATAATATTATAAGTTTGTTCTTCATATTGCTTGTGTATGATAGTATGAAATAACTGTAAATGATGCTTCAtccattttaatttatgtgaatctatttctTTTTTAGTCCGTATTAAAAAAAAAACCCCTTTtcatatttggaaataatttacctttCGCAATGAGTTATAGTTTATACAAAATATATGCGCCTCATTTTACAACACAaattcaaaagtctttttttccTTATAAACTCCATGCacagtcaaataggttcacataaattaaaacgaaGGAAGTATAATCTATTCAAATATTGCATTCATCAAAATAATATAACTAATATAACATAATATAATACGATATATTATGAAAAAATATgtaacaatcatccaaacaagcCGTTAGTCGtgaaatcaaataaaattttcatATTCTGTTCTTGTTCACTGATAGATATGTGTAGTTAGATGCGATACATAATCCTTCGTAAAGCATCACAGTATTCTTAGGAGTATGGTGTGTTCAAAGCGAACCGAAAAATAGCACGAAaccgaaaagtcaaaccaaatcaactaggtttggtttgatttggtttggtattgaataAAAATAATTTGAACCAAATCGACatataatttataattttttatatatacttttaaaactTTATATAGAATTTTGTTTAAAAAATATTAGAAATATTTGAGATCCTCTCATTGGACATAATATTTAATAGAACTATGAAGTGAATTCGTTTTTATTTACTTTATATAATGGGTTGTATTACTTTCTTATTAAGTGTTATTGATGCGTCGATCATCTCTTTGTTCTTTTATATTCATATGTCAAGATTTCCtatatctttttcgaatttgAAGTGGTATTTTGATAATTTAAATTACATAGAACATATCGTTATTTAGGAATCATATCGATTTTCATGTTTAATTATAAAATTCGGTTTAACCTTGAAAACATACATGAACGAAAAATTATTATTAGATGACTAAGAAAATAAACTATCAGGTGTTACTAAAAACAATTCTCCCATAAGAATATTTATTAGATTATATGTTTgttatgtttttaaatttttagtaaacatatattcacttattaAAATTTTATCTACAACTTTGATAAtttaagattgaaataatattcatataaAAAAATCGAAAAACTCGAAAAACCCGATAAAACTGAACCAACAGAAATCGTAACCGTTACATAGGAGATTATCATTAGGCTGAAGTACACCGTAGCTAATGACTgtaaaaaataaacaattaaactAACATTATAATTAGTCAAATCAAAAGCTTATATTGGTAACCAGTTAAAAAAATAACGAGCAAtagcttttttttcttttgctgaTGATATTATCCCCCACATAAAACCTTCGAACTTTCTTGTACTAAGTAGATCTCGTTTCCCTTCAATCTTCCTAGCGAAATTCATTTATCATATGCATTGAATGACACGATCTCGTAATAAAGTTCTCTTTACGTGTAGTCTTTGCCCACTTAAGAAAATGTGTATCCAATGCACGAAAAGTGTAACCATTGCCTTTCTAGTTATTCCGTTATTGAATTGAAGATTGAGGTGGTCGCTTAACATTGGgcaatctatatatatatttatatctatatatatattaaagtaggaaagttaccatatataattgacattatggttaagtcaagtggcaagctaataaatatcaatagtatatggtaactttattctatatttgactattttagttaaatacaaatgtttgactatatatatatatatatatatatatatatatatggaatttgaattaaaagataattttgaatttatagataagaTTCTAAAacttgaatttaaattaaaaataaaatttatcttttcttatcatgttattatacttaattcggttaatgatcatatgcaatcatgttaggaatttttgttattctttctaattatttaaatactacttcgcctctagcggaaaaaaaaaaactactccatataactataaacctctttcacatttaaaatcctataagtgTAGTTCTTTCAAACgttgtagctagatttgaataaaacgaaattcttttaaaataaatataatatatagggtacacaCTATGTTTACCTAAGTAACAAAAAAGAGtatacaaaaccaaataaaagttagttacatatataataaagtaaacatacatgctggagaaagaaacgtcacaaaatcagtcaatatttaaaataaaataaaaaagttgtttctttttttcttcttgaagatatttgtttgaagactcaatttgcataaatggacatcaaacaaataacaaaactttggctatacaattgctatcattaatttcaatttagcacattcaaggaattaAAAGATATATgctgaaaccccttcatttagctgtagtcaagccaatattacaagagtataatatttttttcgttgaagaatattaattttgaatcattagattatatAAAAGCTTTTTTTTTCCAAACTCAATAAGAAAGAAATTGGTTTCTatttgatagtttctatagcgactttAAGTGTaccaaagagtatatataaagaaaaaaattggtatgacgtcaaatgttttttttttaaatgtaaacaaattattttgaaaaaactctttacttcttttaattcaaagataataaaaagataagatatttttgaacattagtagagagttctaaaattattataatagaagttatatcatgaATAAACTCAAAAAACCGAAATcgtatggaatatttacataatatccagCCATAtctattgtttactttttatagctaatataaatagatgatataccgacaacacacgattatacacatattatatatggattatatataaattacacatcattcaatttttttaatttaggtGGTCGGGTGAACACCTATTTAGGCTTATTAAATAAAGCTAAAAGAAAAATAcgaaataatttcaaccaaagactaaaatataattaaatttcATATATAGactttttattaaaactcatccttttttATGGTGAAATTAATTAAGTTTtggtaacaaaagaaataatgacataaaaataagataaaagaaaataaatatagaaaaaaaatgttagaaagatctaaaaatGAGAAATAAAAGTTGACAAtaaatttctttttatgtttcatctttgttgagtataaaaaaattgaaagttaatctcatcgatttcaaatatatatttttcaactcaaatacatagattataagataaggatatcttagaattttttttaatttacattatgtgtcatttttaaaaaatcactattactaacaaactgatatgatatatgaatttaaattagaatgtaatttgagtagtttgcattgaggttaagccaagtatggtgccgaaaaataaactacttgacaattttaagacaatatatgcaatattttataataataataatcaactaatttaacattttatgatttaaaaaacaaaatttttgtatatatagggtat
This genomic stretch from Nicotiana sylvestris chromosome 9, ASM39365v2, whole genome shotgun sequence harbors:
- the LOC104218823 gene encoding E3 ubiquitin-protein ligase SIRP1-like — translated: MASSNIPSLEELSAIGARALLFQFILNPSENQREVTVLVNSRIGSVTFIEGSFNLDNFLSKDDPLPASKESIDSMPAVKIVEEGVECAICLLEFEVGGEAKEMPCKHKYHVDCVEKWLKINGSCPICRYKMPVDEEIKVKDGGDDSSRERRDAPIVFHVFFGRDRNVYSNSNSSLNGQRESEDMSTDHTNVYSDSDSDSNSRAQNMDISNSDGQRESEEISTDTNVYSDLNSNSNTRVQNMDMSTAARDGDESSGQDMDMIRD